Proteins co-encoded in one Triplophysa dalaica isolate WHDGS20190420 chromosome 16, ASM1584641v1, whole genome shotgun sequence genomic window:
- the rufy1 gene encoding RUN and FYVE domain-containing protein 1 isoform X2, with product MADEDANTKVLGEDSPAKVPETTAHGQDEVANGTDEVRRDKPADSSWSAPILSFARKATETLSSVNNYSAGTQQHTSDHVKPAGMKDHMAVERSNLLSMMKLSIKVLIQSSLSLGRTLDSDYPPLQQFFVVLEHCLKHGLKARKSFIGQSKSIWAPLESIEKICPESADIATSVRDMPGLKTGLGRARAWMHLALMQKKIADYMKVLINRRDLLGEFYEAGSLIMEEEGVVIVGMLVGLNVIDANLCVKGEDLDSQVCVIDFSLYLKDPQATETKQDDTKMTAVLDQKHYIEELNRHLSCTVTDLQAKMDSLEKTNGKLVEELTAATDRINSLREEREQLQEENTNILQNSQRKEEVSLQDSQVELETYRQTRQGLDEMYNVVWKQYKEEKRIRQELQKELELQGGLKQEMDVAMKLLEKDTHEKQDTLVALRQQLDQVKKLNLQMFNKAQESDRVSQKKEEEMLLLEKKMIQMEAVMKELEQRLENSENVRKNTDESQSELKAEIKGKVNALQKRLSDLDTLRAGLESELSNEKEQRQKLQRELQREQDNSAELRTQLQQLQGLQTELLELRQEKKQLHQLCEEQEKALQEMGLHLSQSKLKMEDFKEVNNALKGHAWLKDDEARNCKQCQKEFSISRRKHHCRNCGDIYCNLCSSNELALSSYPKPVRVCDVCHSLLLQRSSIGS from the exons ATGGCGGACGAGGATGCGAACACTAAAGTTTTGGGCGAAGACTCTCCTGCAAAAGTACCGGAGACAACGGCACATGGACAAGATGAAGTGGCCAACGGTACCGACGAGGTACGGAGGGACAAACCGGCAGACAGCTCGTGGTCGGCGCCGATATTGTCGTTTGCTCGTAAAGCGACGGAGACGCTGAGCAGTGTAAACAACTACAGCGCtggaacacaacaacacacatcgGATCACGTCAAACCAGCGG GTATGAAGGATCACATGGCAGTGGAGAGGTCAAACCTCCTCAGCATGATGAAGCTCAGCATTAAGGTTCTCATCCAGTCTTCGCTCAGTCTCGGACGGACGCTCGATTCGGATTATCCACCCCTGCAGCAGTTCTTTGTGGTTCTGGAGCACTGCCTTAAACATGGTTTGAAAG CAAGGAAATCTTTCATCGGTCAGAGTAAATCTATCTGGGCTCCATTGGAGTCGATAGAGAAGATTTGCCCGGAGTCAGCTGACATCGCCACCAGTGTGCGGGATATGCCCGGACTCAA gACAGGACTCGGACGAGCTCGAGCGTGGATGCATTTGGCTCTCATGCAGAAAAAAATCGCAGACTACATGAAAGTTCTTATTAATAGGCGAGACCTTCTTGG AGAGTTTTATGAGGCCGGCTCTCTTATAATGGAAGAGGAAGGTGTCGTGATTGTGGGCATGCTGGTGGGTCTCAATGTGATCGATGCCAATCTGTGTGTGAAAGGAGAAGATCTGGATTCTCAG GTGTGTGTCATTGATTTCTCATTGTACCTGAAGGATCCACAAGCCACTGAGACCAAACAAGA TGATACAAAAATGACAGCCGTCCTTGACCAGAAACATTACATTGAAGAGCTGAACCGCCATCTCAGCTGCACGGTGACGGATCTTCAGGCCAAGATGGACTCGCTGGAGAAGACCAACGGCAAACTCGTTGAGGAG CTCACAGCGGCCACAGACAGAATCAACTCTCTGCGTGAGGAACGGGAACAGCTTCAAGAGGAAAATACGAATATTCTCCAGAACAGTCAGAGGAAAGAGGAG GTGTCTCTTCAGGACAGTCAGGTGGAGTTGGAGACATATCGGCAGACGCGGCAGGGTTTGGATGAAATGTACAATGTGGTTTGGAAGCAGTATAAGGAGGAGAAACGAATCCGGCAG GAGCTGCAGAAGGAGCTGGAACTACAGGGAGGTCTGAAGCAGGAAATGGACGTGGCCATGAAGCTTCTGGAAAAGGACACTCATGAGAAACAGGACACGCTGGTTGCGCTGCGACAGCAGCTGGATCAGGTCAAGAAACTTAACCTACAGATGTTCAACAAGGCACAG GAGTCGGACCGAGTGTCACAGAAAAAAGAGGAGGAGATGCTACTACTTGAAAAGAAGATGATTCAGATGGAGGCGGTCATGAAAGAACTGGAGCAGAG GCTTGAAAATTCAGAGAATGTGCGCAAAAACACAGACGAAAGCCAAAGCGAGCTGAAAGCAGAGATCAAAGGGAAAGTAAACGCTCTGCAGAAGCGTCTCTCTGACCTGGACACGCTCAG GGCGGGACTGGAGTCAGAGCTGAGCAATGAGAAGGAACAGCGACAGAAGCTGCAGAGAGAGCTGCAGAGAGAACAGGACAACAGCGCAGAGCTGCGCACACAGCTGCAGCAGCTGCAAGGCCTGCAGACG GAACTGCTTGAACTTCGTCAGGAGAAGAAACAGCTTCATCAGCTCTGTGAGGAGCAGGAAAAGGCCCTGCAGGAGATGGGCCTTCATCTTAGCCA GTCCAAACTAAAGATGGAGGATTTTAAAGAAGTCAACAATGCCTTGAAG GGTCATGCCTGGCTAAAGGACGACGAAGCCAGAAATTGTAAACAATGCCAGAAAGAGTTTTCGATCTCCCGGAGGAAA CACCATTGCAGGAACTGTGGAGACATCTACTGCAACCTTTGCTCCAGTAATGAGCTCGCCCTGTCCTCGTACCCCAAACCGGTCCGCGTCTGTGACGTCTGTCATTCTCTTCTGCTCCAGCGGAGCTCCATCGGCTCCTGA
- the rufy1 gene encoding RUN and FYVE domain-containing protein 1 isoform X1: MADEDANTKVLGEDSPAKVPETTAHGQDEVANGTDEVRRDKPADSSWSAPILSFARKATETLSSVNNYSAGTQQHTSDHVKPAGMKDHMAVERSNLLSMMKLSIKVLIQSSLSLGRTLDSDYPPLQQFFVVLEHCLKHGLKAARKSFIGQSKSIWAPLESIEKICPESADIATSVRDMPGLKTGLGRARAWMHLALMQKKIADYMKVLINRRDLLGEFYEAGSLIMEEEGVVIVGMLVGLNVIDANLCVKGEDLDSQVCVIDFSLYLKDPQATETKQDDTKMTAVLDQKHYIEELNRHLSCTVTDLQAKMDSLEKTNGKLVEELTAATDRINSLREEREQLQEENTNILQNSQRKEEVSLQDSQVELETYRQTRQGLDEMYNVVWKQYKEEKRIRQELQKELELQGGLKQEMDVAMKLLEKDTHEKQDTLVALRQQLDQVKKLNLQMFNKAQESDRVSQKKEEEMLLLEKKMIQMEAVMKELEQRLENSENVRKNTDESQSELKAEIKGKVNALQKRLSDLDTLRAGLESELSNEKEQRQKLQRELQREQDNSAELRTQLQQLQGLQTELLELRQEKKQLHQLCEEQEKALQEMGLHLSQSKLKMEDFKEVNNALKGHAWLKDDEARNCKQCQKEFSISRRKHHCRNCGDIYCNLCSSNELALSSYPKPVRVCDVCHSLLLQRSSIGS, from the exons ATGGCGGACGAGGATGCGAACACTAAAGTTTTGGGCGAAGACTCTCCTGCAAAAGTACCGGAGACAACGGCACATGGACAAGATGAAGTGGCCAACGGTACCGACGAGGTACGGAGGGACAAACCGGCAGACAGCTCGTGGTCGGCGCCGATATTGTCGTTTGCTCGTAAAGCGACGGAGACGCTGAGCAGTGTAAACAACTACAGCGCtggaacacaacaacacacatcgGATCACGTCAAACCAGCGG GTATGAAGGATCACATGGCAGTGGAGAGGTCAAACCTCCTCAGCATGATGAAGCTCAGCATTAAGGTTCTCATCCAGTCTTCGCTCAGTCTCGGACGGACGCTCGATTCGGATTATCCACCCCTGCAGCAGTTCTTTGTGGTTCTGGAGCACTGCCTTAAACATGGTTTGAAAG CAGCAAGGAAATCTTTCATCGGTCAGAGTAAATCTATCTGGGCTCCATTGGAGTCGATAGAGAAGATTTGCCCGGAGTCAGCTGACATCGCCACCAGTGTGCGGGATATGCCCGGACTCAA gACAGGACTCGGACGAGCTCGAGCGTGGATGCATTTGGCTCTCATGCAGAAAAAAATCGCAGACTACATGAAAGTTCTTATTAATAGGCGAGACCTTCTTGG AGAGTTTTATGAGGCCGGCTCTCTTATAATGGAAGAGGAAGGTGTCGTGATTGTGGGCATGCTGGTGGGTCTCAATGTGATCGATGCCAATCTGTGTGTGAAAGGAGAAGATCTGGATTCTCAG GTGTGTGTCATTGATTTCTCATTGTACCTGAAGGATCCACAAGCCACTGAGACCAAACAAGA TGATACAAAAATGACAGCCGTCCTTGACCAGAAACATTACATTGAAGAGCTGAACCGCCATCTCAGCTGCACGGTGACGGATCTTCAGGCCAAGATGGACTCGCTGGAGAAGACCAACGGCAAACTCGTTGAGGAG CTCACAGCGGCCACAGACAGAATCAACTCTCTGCGTGAGGAACGGGAACAGCTTCAAGAGGAAAATACGAATATTCTCCAGAACAGTCAGAGGAAAGAGGAG GTGTCTCTTCAGGACAGTCAGGTGGAGTTGGAGACATATCGGCAGACGCGGCAGGGTTTGGATGAAATGTACAATGTGGTTTGGAAGCAGTATAAGGAGGAGAAACGAATCCGGCAG GAGCTGCAGAAGGAGCTGGAACTACAGGGAGGTCTGAAGCAGGAAATGGACGTGGCCATGAAGCTTCTGGAAAAGGACACTCATGAGAAACAGGACACGCTGGTTGCGCTGCGACAGCAGCTGGATCAGGTCAAGAAACTTAACCTACAGATGTTCAACAAGGCACAG GAGTCGGACCGAGTGTCACAGAAAAAAGAGGAGGAGATGCTACTACTTGAAAAGAAGATGATTCAGATGGAGGCGGTCATGAAAGAACTGGAGCAGAG GCTTGAAAATTCAGAGAATGTGCGCAAAAACACAGACGAAAGCCAAAGCGAGCTGAAAGCAGAGATCAAAGGGAAAGTAAACGCTCTGCAGAAGCGTCTCTCTGACCTGGACACGCTCAG GGCGGGACTGGAGTCAGAGCTGAGCAATGAGAAGGAACAGCGACAGAAGCTGCAGAGAGAGCTGCAGAGAGAACAGGACAACAGCGCAGAGCTGCGCACACAGCTGCAGCAGCTGCAAGGCCTGCAGACG GAACTGCTTGAACTTCGTCAGGAGAAGAAACAGCTTCATCAGCTCTGTGAGGAGCAGGAAAAGGCCCTGCAGGAGATGGGCCTTCATCTTAGCCA GTCCAAACTAAAGATGGAGGATTTTAAAGAAGTCAACAATGCCTTGAAG GGTCATGCCTGGCTAAAGGACGACGAAGCCAGAAATTGTAAACAATGCCAGAAAGAGTTTTCGATCTCCCGGAGGAAA CACCATTGCAGGAACTGTGGAGACATCTACTGCAACCTTTGCTCCAGTAATGAGCTCGCCCTGTCCTCGTACCCCAAACCGGTCCGCGTCTGTGACGTCTGTCATTCTCTTCTGCTCCAGCGGAGCTCCATCGGCTCCTGA
- the hnrnph1 gene encoding heterogeneous nuclear ribonucleoprotein H isoform X3: protein MADGEGFVVRVRGLPWSCSVEEVHRFFSECKIANNGTSVHFTYTREGRPSGEAFVEFESEEDLKIGVKKDRETMGHRYVEVFKSNSVEMDWVLKHTGPNCPDTGGDGLVRLRGLPFGCSKEEIVQFFAGLEIVPNGITLPVDFQGRSTGEAFVQFASQDIAEKALKKHKERIGHRYIEIFKSSRAEVRTHYEPQRKVMGMQRPGPYDRPGSGRGYNSMGRGVSFERMRRGGYGGDGRYGDGGSSFQSTTGHCVHMRGLPYRATETDIYNFFSPLNPVRVHLEVGPDGRVTGEADVEFATHEDAVAAMSKDKANMQHRYVELFLNSTSGSGSGGYGGQMMGGMGNQSSYGHSSQQMSSGYSGGYGNQSGMGGYSDYIR from the exons ATGGCGGATGGAGAGGGGTTTGTGGTCCGGGTCAGAGGACTTCCCTGGTCTTGCTCTGTAGAAGAAGTTCACAGATTTTTCTcgg AGTGCAAAATCGCAAACAACGGGACAAGCGTACATTTCACATATACAAGAGAAGGACGGCCGAGTGGAGAGGCGTTTGTTGAGTTTGAATCGGAAGAAGATCTTAAAATTGGCGTAAAGAAAGACCGTGAAACCATGGGCCACCGTTATGTAGAAG TATTCAAATCCAATAGTGTTGAGATGGACTGGGTTTTAAAGCACACCGGACCGAATTGCCCAGACACAGGAGGAGATGGCCTGGTTAGGCTTCGAGGTCTGCCCTTCGGATGCAGCAAGGAGGAAATAGTCCAGTTTTTTGCAG GGTTGGAAATCGTGCCAAATGGGATAACATTGCCGGTGGACTTCCAGGGGAGGAGTACGGGGGAGGCCTTCGTGCAGTTTGCTTCACAGGATATAGCCGAAAAGGCTCTAAAGAAACACAAGGAAAGAATAGGGCACAG GTATATAGAGATCTTCAAGAGCAGCCGTGCTGAGGTACGCACACACTATGAGCCGCAGCGTAAGGTCATGGGCATGCAGAGACCGGGTCCTTACGACAGGCCGGGGAGCGGCCGTGGCTACAACAGCATGGGCCGTGGAGTCTCCTTTGAAAGAATGAGACGTGGAGGATACGGGGGAG ATGGCCGATATGGAGACGGAGGCTCGTCCTTTCAGAGCACGACGGGTCACTGTGTGCATATGAGAGGCCTTCCATATAGGGCCACTGAAACCGACATATACAAT TTCTTTTCTCCACTGAACCCGGTGCGCGTTCATTTGGAGGTCGGCCCCGACGGGCGAGTAACAGGCGAGGCGGACGTTGAGTTTGCTACCCATGAGGATGCCGTGGCAGCCATGTCCAAAGACAAAGCCAACATGC AGCACCGTTACGTGGAGCTGTTTCTAAACTCAACATCAGGGAGCGGAAGCGGAGGATACGGAGGTCAAATGATGGGCGGTATGG GAAACCAGTCATCTTACGGGCACAGCAGCCAGCAGATGAGCTCTGGCTACAGCGGTGGTTATGGTAACCAGAGTGGCATGGGCGGTTACAGCGACTACA TCAGGTAA
- the hnrnph1 gene encoding heterogeneous nuclear ribonucleoprotein H isoform X2, producing MADGEGFVVRVRGLPWSCSVEEVHRFFSECKIANNGTSVHFTYTREGRPSGEAFVEFESEEDLKIGVKKDRETMGHRYVEVFKSNSVEMDWVLKHTGPNCPDTGGDGLVRLRGLPFGCSKEEIVQFFAGLEIVPNGITLPVDFQGRSTGEAFVQFASQDIAEKALKKHKERIGHRYIEIFKSSRAEVRTHYEPQRKVMGMQRPGPYDRPGSGRGYNSMGRGVSFERMRRGGYGGDGRYGDGGSSFQSTTGHCVHMRGLPYRATETDIYNFFSPLNPVRVHLEVGPDGRVTGEADVEFATHEDAVAAMSKDKANMQHRYVELFLNSTSGSGSGGYGGQMMGGMGNQSSYGHSSQQMSSGYSGGYGNQSGMGGYSDYSECQLYRRSANRCHGKSYRPWTPRGSCL from the exons ATGGCGGATGGAGAGGGGTTTGTGGTCCGGGTCAGAGGACTTCCCTGGTCTTGCTCTGTAGAAGAAGTTCACAGATTTTTCTcgg AGTGCAAAATCGCAAACAACGGGACAAGCGTACATTTCACATATACAAGAGAAGGACGGCCGAGTGGAGAGGCGTTTGTTGAGTTTGAATCGGAAGAAGATCTTAAAATTGGCGTAAAGAAAGACCGTGAAACCATGGGCCACCGTTATGTAGAAG TATTCAAATCCAATAGTGTTGAGATGGACTGGGTTTTAAAGCACACCGGACCGAATTGCCCAGACACAGGAGGAGATGGCCTGGTTAGGCTTCGAGGTCTGCCCTTCGGATGCAGCAAGGAGGAAATAGTCCAGTTTTTTGCAG GGTTGGAAATCGTGCCAAATGGGATAACATTGCCGGTGGACTTCCAGGGGAGGAGTACGGGGGAGGCCTTCGTGCAGTTTGCTTCACAGGATATAGCCGAAAAGGCTCTAAAGAAACACAAGGAAAGAATAGGGCACAG GTATATAGAGATCTTCAAGAGCAGCCGTGCTGAGGTACGCACACACTATGAGCCGCAGCGTAAGGTCATGGGCATGCAGAGACCGGGTCCTTACGACAGGCCGGGGAGCGGCCGTGGCTACAACAGCATGGGCCGTGGAGTCTCCTTTGAAAGAATGAGACGTGGAGGATACGGGGGAG ATGGCCGATATGGAGACGGAGGCTCGTCCTTTCAGAGCACGACGGGTCACTGTGTGCATATGAGAGGCCTTCCATATAGGGCCACTGAAACCGACATATACAAT TTCTTTTCTCCACTGAACCCGGTGCGCGTTCATTTGGAGGTCGGCCCCGACGGGCGAGTAACAGGCGAGGCGGACGTTGAGTTTGCTACCCATGAGGATGCCGTGGCAGCCATGTCCAAAGACAAAGCCAACATGC AGCACCGTTACGTGGAGCTGTTTCTAAACTCAACATCAGGGAGCGGAAGCGGAGGATACGGAGGTCAAATGATGGGCGGTATGG GAAACCAGTCATCTTACGGGCACAGCAGCCAGCAGATGAGCTCTGGCTACAGCGGTGGTTATGGTAACCAGAGTGGCATGGGCGGTTACAGCGACTACAGTGAGTGTCAGCTCTACCGTAGGTCTGCTAACCGGTGCCATGGCAAATCCTATCGCCCTTGGACCCCTAGGGGTAGCTGTTTGTAA
- the hnrnph1 gene encoding heterogeneous nuclear ribonucleoprotein H isoform X1: MADGEGFVVRVRGLPWSCSVEEVHRFFSECKIANNGTSVHFTYTREGRPSGEAFVEFESEEDLKIGVKKDRETMGHRYVEVFKSNSVEMDWVLKHTGPNCPDTGGDGLVRLRGLPFGCSKEEIVQFFAGLEIVPNGITLPVDFQGRSTGEAFVQFASQDIAEKALKKHKERIGHRYIEIFKSSRAEVRTHYEPQRKVMGMQRPGPYDRPGSGRGYNSMGRGVSFERMRRGGYGGDGRYGDGGSSFQSTTGHCVHMRGLPYRATETDIYNFFSPLNPVRVHLEVGPDGRVTGEADVEFATHEDAVAAMSKDKANMQHRYVELFLNSTSGSGSGGYGGQMMGGMGNQSSYGHSSQQMSSGYSGGYGNQSGMGGYSDYSNQGGIGSSYYGGGSRVSMGMNGLTSGMGGGWGM; this comes from the exons ATGGCGGATGGAGAGGGGTTTGTGGTCCGGGTCAGAGGACTTCCCTGGTCTTGCTCTGTAGAAGAAGTTCACAGATTTTTCTcgg AGTGCAAAATCGCAAACAACGGGACAAGCGTACATTTCACATATACAAGAGAAGGACGGCCGAGTGGAGAGGCGTTTGTTGAGTTTGAATCGGAAGAAGATCTTAAAATTGGCGTAAAGAAAGACCGTGAAACCATGGGCCACCGTTATGTAGAAG TATTCAAATCCAATAGTGTTGAGATGGACTGGGTTTTAAAGCACACCGGACCGAATTGCCCAGACACAGGAGGAGATGGCCTGGTTAGGCTTCGAGGTCTGCCCTTCGGATGCAGCAAGGAGGAAATAGTCCAGTTTTTTGCAG GGTTGGAAATCGTGCCAAATGGGATAACATTGCCGGTGGACTTCCAGGGGAGGAGTACGGGGGAGGCCTTCGTGCAGTTTGCTTCACAGGATATAGCCGAAAAGGCTCTAAAGAAACACAAGGAAAGAATAGGGCACAG GTATATAGAGATCTTCAAGAGCAGCCGTGCTGAGGTACGCACACACTATGAGCCGCAGCGTAAGGTCATGGGCATGCAGAGACCGGGTCCTTACGACAGGCCGGGGAGCGGCCGTGGCTACAACAGCATGGGCCGTGGAGTCTCCTTTGAAAGAATGAGACGTGGAGGATACGGGGGAG ATGGCCGATATGGAGACGGAGGCTCGTCCTTTCAGAGCACGACGGGTCACTGTGTGCATATGAGAGGCCTTCCATATAGGGCCACTGAAACCGACATATACAAT TTCTTTTCTCCACTGAACCCGGTGCGCGTTCATTTGGAGGTCGGCCCCGACGGGCGAGTAACAGGCGAGGCGGACGTTGAGTTTGCTACCCATGAGGATGCCGTGGCAGCCATGTCCAAAGACAAAGCCAACATGC AGCACCGTTACGTGGAGCTGTTTCTAAACTCAACATCAGGGAGCGGAAGCGGAGGATACGGAGGTCAAATGATGGGCGGTATGG GAAACCAGTCATCTTACGGGCACAGCAGCCAGCAGATGAGCTCTGGCTACAGCGGTGGTTATGGTAACCAGAGTGGCATGGGCGGTTACAGCGACTACA GTAATCAGGGCGGAATTGGCAGCAGTTACTATGGCGGAGGCAGCCGCGTATCCATGGGGATGAACGGCCTCACCAGCGGAATGGGAGGAGGGTGGGGGATGTAG
- the eif4ebp3l gene encoding eukaryotic translation initiation factor 4E-binding protein 3-like yields MSDTQQSKSCPIPTRVLHLKDWSQLPDCYSQTPGGTLFSTTPGGTRIIYDRKFLLDCRNSPIARTPPCCLPQIPGVTVPSHHPMSKLQDLKEELEEEKNLAADESQFEMDI; encoded by the exons ATGTCTGACACGCAGCAGAGCAAAAGCTGCCCCATTCCCACGCGTGTCCTGCACCTCAAAGACTGGTCTCAACTACCGGACTGCTACAGTCAAACCCCCGGAGGAACTCTATTCTCCACCACACCAGGAG GAACTCGGATCATTTACGACAGAAAGTTCCTCCTCGACTGTAGAAACTCTCCTATCGCCCGGACCCCGCCCTGCTGTTTGCCCCAGATTCCTGGGGTAACCGTTCCTTCACACCATCCCATGTCCAAACTTCAGGATCTCAAAGAGGAACTGGAGGAGGAAAAGAATCTGGCAG CTGATGAAAGCCAGTTTGAGATGGACATCTGA
- the hbegfa gene encoding LOW QUALITY PROTEIN: heparin-binding EGF-like growth factor a (The sequence of the model RefSeq protein was modified relative to this genomic sequence to represent the inferred CDS: deleted 2 bases in 1 codon), whose product MTRRENMEFLISLRLFVVALAAVTWVSGASIERFESESPAQTAVIDLLEVLNERRSSEEHKQVEYEEDEYEYDYDGEDDDDDEFSGDYNVPLVAFSSKPKDPSTVLDAEILDGSRRKGLGRKKGKGKKKKRNPCLAKYKDFCIHGMCKYLRDIKGPSCICDPGYSGERCHSFSLEVRTEESGYNRTTALAVVAVVLSTLCLIIIGLLLALRFHKRGAYNVENEEKIKLGAAPHH is encoded by the exons ATGACAAGAAGGGAAAATATGGAGTTTTTGATAAGTTTGCGACTTTTCGTCGTTGCCCTTG CGGCTGTCACATGGGTGAGCGGTGCGTCCATCGAGAGGTTTGAGAGCGAGAGTCCTGCGCAGACAGCTGTGATAGACCTTCTGGAGGTATTGAATGAACGGAGATCTTCTGAGGAACACAAGCAAGTTGAATATGAGGAGGATGAGTACGAGTATGACTATGACGGAGAGGACGACGACGACGACGAGTTTTCTGGGGATTATAATGTTCCTTTGG TTGCGTTTTCAAGCAAGCCGAAAGATCCCAGTACGGTGTTGGATGCAGAAATACTTGATGGCTCGAGGAGGAAGGGTTtaggaaggaagaaaggaaaaggaaag aagaagAAGAGAAATCCGTGTCTGGCAAAATACAAAGACTTTTGCATCCACGGAATGTGCAAGTACCTGAGGGACATAAAAGGACCCTCGTGCAT ATGTGATCCGGGCTACTCTGGGGAGAGATGTCACAGTTTCTCCTTGGAAGTTAGGACCGAAGAGAGTGGGTACAACCGCACGACGGCGCTGGCTGTGGTGGCCGTGGTTCTTTCTACTCTATGTCTCATCATCATTGGACTCCTACTAGCACTCAG GTTTCACAAGCGTGGAGCGTATAATGTAGAAAACGAGGAGAAAATTAAACTGGGAGCTGCGCCTCACCACTAA